One stretch of Scophthalmus maximus strain ysfricsl-2021 chromosome 12, ASM2237912v1, whole genome shotgun sequence DNA includes these proteins:
- the si:dkey-33c9.6 gene encoding breakpoint cluster region protein isoform X2, with product MDAYQEAVRYLGSWHVPVEFDADVLEEHVFQEEAASGCLSPLQAEGVVDFPDVPIQTPCGPEEMLERRLVVLKGIVDGEEVYLRELEALLMPMKALRASAGTSQPVLSSRQVQTVFYQVPELRDLHQSFCSGLKARLSAHCQTDPGPGEQRQMSHAGSELMVGDLFLRMVNQIGLYGGFIENYEEAVAVVGKCAQSDPRFRTLAESMMSNNGEDKARTKYTFEALLYKPLDRVTKTTLVLHDLLRTTPVGHGDHVALQEALRLSRGFLSGINESSRGKREVTLSHGMKRQLMRDGFVVDVSEGERSLRHLFLYTDLLLCTRFKHSTRGKPDQYRFCWYLPLAGLKLRWVADEERSADARPRLHTVRAKMFLLRRQPQQQAKGYRGVTSGARSRKKLEQMELMLLTLSPSYRLELHSPSCKSHTLLFSSLYELEEWREAVHKLTTENIETVPPDLLTLTSACVKLRMTQQPPLQISIAVEDKDSLCGTLNVAIHSACGLQRPACVRVCVEVDGHGFYDQQAQTHSSVHSINPHWHQEVTLQVDGAQNLRLLCVSQSDGPEDAVLGKATFTLDSKSLNKRWRRRTLQLGQVEVTLSIKYSPHPLEAPGSTAPRQPVFCVPIEAVAQTEGVLVPHVVRCCVEEVERRGLDEVGIYRISGNATEIAMLKAAFNSNLREAVTRLRCAEVNAVSCVLKLYFRELPEPLVPTELFLSLARTLDIQDVNSRLVSMLSLLHSYPDTNRHTFLFVMHHLQRVAERQDVNKMSLLNLATVFGPSLVRPPVAGQGHDGPAVTMSREVVVQVQVVYRYLQCNNLPEAQISASRDTDAEENDDETTHM from the exons ATGGATGCCTACCAGGAGGCTGTGCGTTATCTGGGGTCATGGCACGTGCCAG TGGAATTCGACGCTGATGTCTTGGAGGAGCATGTGttccaggaggaggcggcgtCCGgttgtctctctcccctccaggCCGAGGGTGTAGTAGACTTCCCCGACGTCCCC ATCCAGACGCCATGCGGCCCAGAGGAAATGTTGGAGCGGAGGCTCGTGGTTCTGAAAGGCATCGTGGACGGTGAGGAGGTCTATCTCCGAGAGCTGGAGGCACTGCTGATG CCCATGAAGGCTCTGCGGGCCTCAGCCGGGACCTCCCAGCCAGTTCTGTCCAGTCGGCAAGTCCAGACCGTGTTCTACCAGGTGCCCGAGCTCAGAGACCTGCACCAGAGCTTCTGCTCTGGCCTGAAGGCCCGGCTGAGCGCCCACTGCCAGACGGATCCTGGCCCGGGTGAGCAAAGACAGATGAGCCACGCAGGCTCTGAGCTAATGGTGGGGGACCTGTTTCTGAGAATG GTCAACCAGATTGGTCTGTACGGCGGTTTCATAGAAAACTATGAGGAGGCGGTCGCCGTCGTTGGCAAGTGCGCGCAGTCAGACCCTCGCTTCCGGACTCTGGCCGAG AGCATGATGTCTAACAATGGCGAAGACAAAGCTCGGACCAAATACACGTttgaag CTCTACTGTATAAGCCTTTGGACCGAGTGACCAAGACCACGCTAGTGCTGcat GACCTCCTGAGGACGACACCGGTGGGGCACGGGGATCACGTGGCGCTGCAGGAAGCCCTGAGACTGTCCCGCGGCTTCCTGTCCGGCATCAACGAGAGCTCACGGGGCAAACGAGAGGTCACGCTCAGTCACGGGATG AAACGTCAGCTGATGCGAGACGGCTTCGTGGTGGACGTGAGCGAGGGCGAGCGCAGCCTGCGCCACCTCTTCCTTTACACCGACCTCCTGCTGTGCACCAGATTCAAACATTCGACCAGAGG GAAGCCGGATCAGTACAGGTTCTGCTGGTATCTGCCCCTCGCCGGCCTCAAACTGCGCTGGGTCGCTGACGAGGAGCGATCCGCCGACGCGCGCCCCCGCCTGCACACCGTCAGAGCCAAGATGTTCCTCCTCCGACGGCAGCCACAGCAACAGGCG AAGGGATACAGAGGCGTGACGTCAGGGGCCCGCAGCAGGAAGAAACTGGAGCAAATGGAGCTGATGCTGCTCACACTCTCCCCATCCTATAGACTGGAGCTGCACAGCCCTAGTtgcaag AGTCacactctcctcttctcctccttgtaCGAGCTTGAAGAATGGAGAGAAGCCGTTCACAAACTCACAACAGAGA ACATAGAAACTGTCCCTCCAGACCTGCTCACTCTCACCAGTGCATGCGTGAAACTGAGAATGACTCAGCAGCCGCCGCTACAGATCTCCATCGCCG TAGAGGACAAGGATTCATTGTGTGGAACTCTGAATGTGGCGATTCACTCTGCCTGCGGCCTGCAGCGTCCAGCct GCGTTCGCGTGTGCGTGGAGGTGGATGGCCACGGGTTTTACGATCAACAGGCCCAGACACACTCTTCGGTCCACAGCATCAACCCGCACTGGCACCAG GAGGTGACGCTCCAGGTGGACGGGGCTCAGAACCTGAGGCTGCTCTGTGTGAGTCAGTCGGACGGGCCGGAGGATGCCGTCCTGGGAAAAGCTACTTTCACG CTAGATTCTAAATCCCTGAATAAGCGATGGCGGAGGCGAACTCTACAGCTTGGCCAAGTGGAGGTGACTCTGTCCATCAAGTACAGTCCCCACCCGCTCGAAGCGCCCGGCTCCACCGCTCCACGACAGCCCGTCTTCTGTGTCCCCATCGAAGCTGTGGCTCA AACGGAGGGAGTGCTGGTTCCCCATGTGGTGCGGTGctgtgtggaggaggtggagcggaGAGGCCTGGACGAGGTGGGAATCTACAGGATCTCCGGAAACGCCACTGAAATCGCCATGCTCAAGGCCGCGTTCAACAGCA ATCTGCGCGAAGCGGTGACCCGGCTGAGATGCGCAGAAGTGAACGCCGTCTCCTGTGTTCTCAAGCTGTACTTCAGAGAGCTGCCCGAGCCGCTCGTACCCACTGAGCTGTTTCTGAGTCTGGCCAGGACGCTGG ACATCCAGGACGTGAACTCGAGGCTCGTCTCCATGCTGTCCCTGCTGCACTCGTACCCGGACACCAACCGCCACACCTTCCTCTTCGTCATGCACCACCTCCAACG AGTGGCCGAGAGGCAAGACGTCAACAAGATGTCTCTGCTGAACCTGGCCACAGTGTTTGGTCCCAGCCTTGTGCGCCCCCCTGTGGCTGGACAGGGACACGACGGCCCCGCTGTCACCATGTCCCGGGAGGTGGTCGTACAG gtcCAGGTGGTTTACCGCTACCTGCAGTGCAACAACCTCCCTGAAGCCCAGATCTCTGCGTCACGTGACACAGACGCTGAAGAAAACGATGATGAGACCACCCACATGTGA
- the si:dkey-33c9.6 gene encoding breakpoint cluster region protein isoform X3 produces the protein MDAYQEAVRYLGSWHVPVEFDADVLEEHVFQEEAASGCLSPLQAEGVVDFPDVPIQTPCGPEEMLERRLVVLKGIVDGEEVYLRELEALLMPMKALRASAGTSQPVLSSRQVQTVFYQVPELRDLHQSFCSGLKARLSAHCQTDPGPGEQRQMSHAGSELMVGDLFLRMVNQIGLYGGFIENYEEAVAVVGKCAQSDPRFRTLAESMMSNNGEDKARTKYTFEALLYKPLDRVTKTTLVLHDLLRTTPVGHGDHVALQEALRLSRGFLSGINESSRGKREVTLSHGMKRQLMRDGFVVDVSEGERSLRHLFLYTDLLLCTRFKHSTRGKPDQYRFCWYLPLAGLKLRWVADEERSADARPRLHTVRAKMFLLRRQPQQQAGYRGVTSGARSRKKLEQMELMLLTLSPSYRLELHSPSCKSHTLLFSSLYELEEWREAVHKLTTENIETVPPDLLTLTSACVKLRMTQQPPLQISIAVEDKDSLCGTLNVAIHSACGLQRPACVRVCVEVDGHGFYDQQAQTHSSVHSINPHWHQQEVTLQVDGAQNLRLLCVSQSDGPEDAVLGKATFTLDSKSLNKRWRRRTLQLGQVEVTLSIKYSPHPLEAPGSTAPRQPVFCVPIEAVAQTEGVLVPHVVRCCVEEVERRGLDEVGIYRISGNATEIAMLKAAFNSNLREAVTRLRCAEVNAVSCVLKLYFRELPEPLVPTELFLSLARTLDIQDVNSRLVSMLSLLHSYPDTNRHTFLFVMHHLQRVAERQDVNKMSLLNLATVFGPSLVRPPVAGQGHDGPAVTMSREVVVQVQVVYRYLQCNNLPEAQISASRDTDAEENDDETTHM, from the exons ATGGATGCCTACCAGGAGGCTGTGCGTTATCTGGGGTCATGGCACGTGCCAG TGGAATTCGACGCTGATGTCTTGGAGGAGCATGTGttccaggaggaggcggcgtCCGgttgtctctctcccctccaggCCGAGGGTGTAGTAGACTTCCCCGACGTCCCC ATCCAGACGCCATGCGGCCCAGAGGAAATGTTGGAGCGGAGGCTCGTGGTTCTGAAAGGCATCGTGGACGGTGAGGAGGTCTATCTCCGAGAGCTGGAGGCACTGCTGATG CCCATGAAGGCTCTGCGGGCCTCAGCCGGGACCTCCCAGCCAGTTCTGTCCAGTCGGCAAGTCCAGACCGTGTTCTACCAGGTGCCCGAGCTCAGAGACCTGCACCAGAGCTTCTGCTCTGGCCTGAAGGCCCGGCTGAGCGCCCACTGCCAGACGGATCCTGGCCCGGGTGAGCAAAGACAGATGAGCCACGCAGGCTCTGAGCTAATGGTGGGGGACCTGTTTCTGAGAATG GTCAACCAGATTGGTCTGTACGGCGGTTTCATAGAAAACTATGAGGAGGCGGTCGCCGTCGTTGGCAAGTGCGCGCAGTCAGACCCTCGCTTCCGGACTCTGGCCGAG AGCATGATGTCTAACAATGGCGAAGACAAAGCTCGGACCAAATACACGTttgaag CTCTACTGTATAAGCCTTTGGACCGAGTGACCAAGACCACGCTAGTGCTGcat GACCTCCTGAGGACGACACCGGTGGGGCACGGGGATCACGTGGCGCTGCAGGAAGCCCTGAGACTGTCCCGCGGCTTCCTGTCCGGCATCAACGAGAGCTCACGGGGCAAACGAGAGGTCACGCTCAGTCACGGGATG AAACGTCAGCTGATGCGAGACGGCTTCGTGGTGGACGTGAGCGAGGGCGAGCGCAGCCTGCGCCACCTCTTCCTTTACACCGACCTCCTGCTGTGCACCAGATTCAAACATTCGACCAGAGG GAAGCCGGATCAGTACAGGTTCTGCTGGTATCTGCCCCTCGCCGGCCTCAAACTGCGCTGGGTCGCTGACGAGGAGCGATCCGCCGACGCGCGCCCCCGCCTGCACACCGTCAGAGCCAAGATGTTCCTCCTCCGACGGCAGCCACAGCAACAGGCG GGATACAGAGGCGTGACGTCAGGGGCCCGCAGCAGGAAGAAACTGGAGCAAATGGAGCTGATGCTGCTCACACTCTCCCCATCCTATAGACTGGAGCTGCACAGCCCTAGTtgcaag AGTCacactctcctcttctcctccttgtaCGAGCTTGAAGAATGGAGAGAAGCCGTTCACAAACTCACAACAGAGA ACATAGAAACTGTCCCTCCAGACCTGCTCACTCTCACCAGTGCATGCGTGAAACTGAGAATGACTCAGCAGCCGCCGCTACAGATCTCCATCGCCG TAGAGGACAAGGATTCATTGTGTGGAACTCTGAATGTGGCGATTCACTCTGCCTGCGGCCTGCAGCGTCCAGCct GCGTTCGCGTGTGCGTGGAGGTGGATGGCCACGGGTTTTACGATCAACAGGCCCAGACACACTCTTCGGTCCACAGCATCAACCCGCACTGGCACCAG CAGGAGGTGACGCTCCAGGTGGACGGGGCTCAGAACCTGAGGCTGCTCTGTGTGAGTCAGTCGGACGGGCCGGAGGATGCCGTCCTGGGAAAAGCTACTTTCACG CTAGATTCTAAATCCCTGAATAAGCGATGGCGGAGGCGAACTCTACAGCTTGGCCAAGTGGAGGTGACTCTGTCCATCAAGTACAGTCCCCACCCGCTCGAAGCGCCCGGCTCCACCGCTCCACGACAGCCCGTCTTCTGTGTCCCCATCGAAGCTGTGGCTCA AACGGAGGGAGTGCTGGTTCCCCATGTGGTGCGGTGctgtgtggaggaggtggagcggaGAGGCCTGGACGAGGTGGGAATCTACAGGATCTCCGGAAACGCCACTGAAATCGCCATGCTCAAGGCCGCGTTCAACAGCA ATCTGCGCGAAGCGGTGACCCGGCTGAGATGCGCAGAAGTGAACGCCGTCTCCTGTGTTCTCAAGCTGTACTTCAGAGAGCTGCCCGAGCCGCTCGTACCCACTGAGCTGTTTCTGAGTCTGGCCAGGACGCTGG ACATCCAGGACGTGAACTCGAGGCTCGTCTCCATGCTGTCCCTGCTGCACTCGTACCCGGACACCAACCGCCACACCTTCCTCTTCGTCATGCACCACCTCCAACG AGTGGCCGAGAGGCAAGACGTCAACAAGATGTCTCTGCTGAACCTGGCCACAGTGTTTGGTCCCAGCCTTGTGCGCCCCCCTGTGGCTGGACAGGGACACGACGGCCCCGCTGTCACCATGTCCCGGGAGGTGGTCGTACAG gtcCAGGTGGTTTACCGCTACCTGCAGTGCAACAACCTCCCTGAAGCCCAGATCTCTGCGTCACGTGACACAGACGCTGAAGAAAACGATGATGAGACCACCCACATGTGA